CCCATCTTCAATTACAATTTTAGGCTTTATGAACagtttttttttcgattttgGTGATGGTTCTTCATCGATTGCTACTAAATCATAGAATGGTTCGCAATTACTTTTACCTGCTGTTTTGTTTTCAAGTGCAAATCTAACGCGTTTCTGTTCGTTTGGAGTTGACGAATTTCTATTAAGGTTTCGACTTATTCTTGCAAACAGTTGCATGAAACTAAATCTACCATCTACTGTTGAGGCATTTTGTAGGACTGCATCCGATTCTCTGGGCGGTGCATCCCTGCTGatagattgttttttttttcgaataaTTATAACCGCAATTACAACCATTGCCAATATAAGAACACCTCCTCCGGCTAATCCACTCCCCAGTTCAATATTGCTACGTAGTCTCCCCTTACTATCAGGTACATACGCGTTAGTAGTGTCCTTGTAGTATACAGATGTACTGTGGGTACGTggaataatgtttttaattgtagtGGTAGGCGAAGAAGGAATCACCACACTTGGGCTAGGCAAAGACACGTGTAATACAGCATGCGTCGAAACACGTCGTCTGGTGTCGGTAATAACTTCGCACATGATGCGGGTTTTGTCGTCACCGggttgaatattttttatttgtaatattttacgTTCGTTTATTAACTCAACACGTCGACTAGTTAGTAACATATTGTTGGTAATTGACCAACTATAACGTGGTCGTTCGGTTGTTTTTAAACCTTGCACATTGCAGGTAAAACGGGCTTCCTCCCCTACTTGTGTTCTGAATATAGATGGCGAGATATGTACCTTTAACGACGCCTTTTGTGGGAAAATAAGGGGTACAATCCTACATGACTTATATTGACCTGTTATTAAGTCAGTAACGTTGCATATAAAAGCAACACCATAATCGTCATgtgataaaatgaaattatatgaCAGATACTGATCCCCAACTATGTTTACTAGTGTTGCTCCGTGTCTGCTCCACGTAATTTGTGTATTAGGGGTTGTTCCTGCCGAACCGGCATCACAATTCAAATCGACTGAATCGTAAGGTGCGATCAAGTCTAGCGATTGATCAGCGTAGCAATTGGGATGCACCTCCACCGTTGAGTCCCGAAACACATCTAATTTAGCTGATTGTAGGCTATGTACAGTTGTATTTCTAATGTATCCACATGTATACATCCCAATATCAGTCACTTGCACATCAACAATGTTAAGATCAAAAGTGTTACCCGATAAAGGTGTTACGGAATAGCGACTTCCAAGTTTAGAATCAAGCAGTCTATTAATCTGTCTATCATAGCTTAGTATTGTCTGCGATCCATATTTCCATATAACTAGTTCATTAGATCCTTTATCTGCAATTTCACAACGAAGTCGGACGATTTGAGACGGTGACGCAGCGAAGTGTGTAGGTCCTAATATAAGGCGGATGCCGGTACATTCACACATAACCAGAAACACACAGAACAATGTACAAATACTTGAAGTCTTCATACTATTTTCAAACACATTAGCAACGTTTACTATCTGCTTCGATGCAGTAATATTTCATGTAGCTGCATAGCGAGACAAATTTCACCGGCTCGCATTATCACTTTCATATTCTCCTTGCCTCTGACCTGATTATATGGCTGGTTGTGATACGTACAAACTTATCAGACTTTGctttaaatacatattattaataatttccgCATCCTTTAGTGCTAATAAAGGTGTAGGGTAAGAAACCTAGTCTCGGTGAATTAGAACTATAACGGCAGATAATTCATATCTAAATACACTACCTCCATTATCACAGTCGGCTAGCTGTACGTATTACCCAATGGGACGCTGACAAACGTGTCCCAGGGCAAATTTAATTTTGTGGCCGGAAGGTTATCTTTGAAAAGGTCTAACGGTGTTGAATCTGTTCATATTCATGAGTAACTTTGGTTATATGTTTAACATTGGACGATTTTAATAGGTCAGTCGAGTCAGTTCCCAGGCAACACAAAATATAAGTCATGGGTGGTGTGCGTGTGTGTTGTAAGATACGGTATAACATGTCCGAACAATGCATTTTACGTCACGCTTGCATTGTAATAATAGTGTAGGCTGGTATGTCGTTTATATGAATgtcgtgtatattttttgttaaaagcaaactttgactttatttcatatcttgataatataaggaatgaaaaaaaatatgttgccattttttcaaaagacctttaaaggaccaaattcaagatggccgccaacattcaaataaccctattaaaaattagaatatcaccaataatacaaattatgaatgtggaacaagtccgttttgatggtattactgtacccaTTATACAATCCTAACTATGTAAAGCGATAATCtgtcggccatcttggatttcaaaatggccgccactaaaaattaaattctttaaataatttttttttaaatgtgtgcataaattgttgtttgtacacaatGTTCTAAAATTGTTGTCACTTCTCACAGGATTGTAAACTGTAAATATAAGGCTAAAGTTGTCAATGTCCTGTATAACAGATATATAATACCCCACTAtgactattaaattaaataatcgttcaaagttggagttgcaaaagtatggaacaaattaacaatttatatcaaatattcaacATCAATTACGTCTAACTAGAGGGTTAGACCTCTAGTTCGCTAGCTCCCATCTAGGAAGTGTAAACGAAGGTTCTCGGAaggataatgactcgggtaaaaatgttttagaaggacgttctccttgtacgttttctgtcggttaccattattgaaaatgcttgacatttgaaaaactaaacctactctgtttcacagtgtcttagatgattaataacattttttttttttttttttttttttttttttttcatttttttttattcattttaaaaaatacaaccaTAACACAAATCACTTAAATATAAAGTAATAGGTATCAAAAAGATATGAACGTTTAAATAAAGTAACTTACAGTgatcaaacaatattaaaaactataaattattaattccattttttttttaaagtaaataattaattaatttggtaaATGCTGTGTTTTCCACAATTATGTAACTAATCTaactaaatataattgtattaatcaaaTTAGCCAGAGATATACATTTACtaacatattaattttttttttgtctttacatagcaataataaataatactcatatctatacatacacatacatacacacaaatatatCTTAATCTGTACTATTACCAATgaactataatataattgtgttaattaaaatcagatacatacatttaacaacataaccatttttgtttctttaaaataatacatatatattaataaaatacatatttttaattatctgTATTGTAACCAAGGAACTAATAgtatgcctataataaatacttaaatatatCTAACAAGtgcaaataataatttctggtttacattttaatttaatacaataataaagagcaagcgtaataataataataatacacaaaagTAAGTCATTTCCTCGAGAAACAGTATCGTTAAGTTATCAAATATAATCTTCTATTAATCTCCACTTTTGTCTGAAATTATACAATGTACTTCTTTTAGAAGCAATGTTTTTCTCTacgttataattaaattttaaccgATTAAAGAAAACCTGGAAGACTGGCTTTTTGTGAGTTAATTTGtaactaaatataattttcttaatcAACAAAATACATAGATTTAATAACATATCAGGATTTTCTGTATTGTAACCAAATAATATGGAGGTTTTATCAAGGTAAATCTTtgtttttgaaatgttttccCACCAAGTTGTGAATTCATCCCATAGTTTGGTTGCAATGTTACATTCAACCAAAAGATGGGTCATAGTTTCACTATTTGATTCACAATAGGAACACATATTACTCGGCacaatattcattttatgtagTCTACTATTAGTTGACAAGCAATTCACATTAATTTTATACTGAAATATTCTGGTTCTTACCTCCTGAGAACATTTAAATGGTAATACATAGATATTTTCCCATTTATCGCTATCTACACCTAATTCATCCTGCAATTTACTTTGAGATGttggtattttaaagatttttttaattaaggctctgtatatattttttgtactcATACTTTCTAATTCTTTCTCTTCATTCTTTACTTCCACTATAAACCCtctctttttataatttgttcgTAAAAACCCTAGCTTCATGTTTGCTTTCCACTGTGGGGGTATTGCAGATATCGTCATTCTCCAGTGCATGAAATTACTTGTCGATAAGCCTCTCTTTATCCACGTATTAAAGGGAATGATATTACCGTTTTCATAAAAAAGGTCGCTTACTAAACATATCCCAACATCTCTGAGGCTCTTGTAATAAAATGGCTTGCCATGTATATGCATGTGCCTATTAAACCATATATATTGGGACCCTTCGTTTACTGTATCAGGATGTATTAATTCGAAATAAGCGTTTAACATATCCTTATAAAACAATGGAATATTTTTCCAACTACGGACACAGTCCGCgcttacattacaataaaaaatagtgtCGCCTCCTTGCTTATTTAGGAACCTATGTAGTAGAGATCTCCATGCTGCATTGACATTTATGTTATATCGTTGTATCCATTTTACCTTTAATGCCTTAAACATACTTTTGATATCTACCATTTTTAAGCCGCCTTCTTCAATATTCCCAATTAATGTTGTTCTTTTTATCATACCTTTACCACCGTTCCATAAGAAATTAAATAGAATTGTTTCAATTGATTTAACTACATGGGGCGGTATATGTATGACAGAtgctaaatatataaattgggATATTGcgaatgttttaattaaaattatttttcctgCTAAGGTTAGTTGTCTGGTTCTCCAtatgtttaatattgtttttagttgTTTAATTTTCGTTTCGAAATTACATTTTTCCCGTTGTCTTTCATTATAAGAAAAGTAAACTCCTAATGCTTTTACTGGTTGTTGTGGCCATTGCATATGTATTGGTTTGTTTTTACATCGCCTATTTGAACCAAGCCATATAGCCTGCGATTTgcttatatttaatttcaagcccgatatttttgaaaatttctctattaagttaattatattttttgctgACACTTCATCTTTCAAAAAGCATGTGGAGTCGTCTGCATATTgagttattttaatttctctatTATTTACTGCAATCCCCTTAATAGTTTTATCGTCTCGTATGGCACATGCTAGTAATTCTATTGATAGGATAAATAAGTAAGGGCTGAGGGGGTCACCCTGTCGTACACCCCTTCCAACTGGAAAATAACTTGATGACTGCCCATTATTTATCACGCAACTACTTATATCAGTATATAATGCTTTtatgaattgaataaatttttCTCCGaggtttactttttttaaaacctGAAACAAAAAACCCCATTCAAGCGAATCGAATGCTTTTTCATAGTCCAAAAAAAGCATAATTCctggaatattttttattttggtaaactCCATAATATCTTCAATTGTTCGTACTGACTCGCCAATGTATCGGCCCTTTACAAAACCGGTTTGATCAATGTGGATAAGGGAAGGAATAAACTGGCTCAATCTAGTGGATAGTGCTTTCGATGCTATTTTGTAGTCCACATTTAGTAATGATATGGGTCTCCAATTCTTTAATTTGCATCGGTCTTTGCCTTCTTTTTCAATAAGAGTTATTACCGCCTGTCTCTGTGAGGTACTCATTTTTCCGCTATTTAAAcctataataacattttaaagtatagtgtttattgtttaatagggcggaggtggggaggcagagttcatttgagggagatgcttattcgaggaattttttagttttaataatatcgtaacatttataatcaaataaaatcctctaatagatatgaaaagtggtaaaaaattataacaaatgcttggtaaattatagttaacagtgtaatgaattctattataaatagtatatacaatattgtgtgtataattaatgtagatgggcgtttattagatagttgggtaggtggggggggggggggtgtaggcgattattattcaaagtgatgttttattgggaggcgtttattcaaataaataccatcataatacattatttcatttaaacatcttttaaaactaacttccgcgacagtgtaggccgtttcggcccaagaaggAAGATGTTTTTAGACTGCTTGCAATATGGGCCCTaatgggacacagatagcctacagttattcctgccagcttactcaataaaactcggctatcgggattttattttttaactactgtaccttcacacgcgcggtccgatccgaaaataaacaaaaaactaaaatagctaTAGCCACTAACGACCAACTTAACTGAAACCAggtagttgcaaggtgaacctgtgaactcatcgtgaacctggaaattactttgaccgcgtacaattgaaattgagttgaaaatctaccgatgaatcagaaattttgtttaaaactctttataatatattcctaagatagaaatatggaacaatatcgtaatagtgaaaactgttttacatttcGCGGTACACCTGAGATAgttcaggtaggtatccaaggcagaaatttgttccaaagtttttccattgtgctcgcctatgtcagaattaaccataatttatatatagattctaaattacagatctcatttcttttcatgaaCCTGAAACTTGACaggagacaggaccacaatatacaacaagtgcATTTATAACTTATTGtgaaatcctgtataaatatgttaaataataaatgcgttattgctatgtaattcaatgtctgaaccttcagggccatagtcaccagtatggttggtaagtttTCAACCTGTCAACTTTTGGCAGAAGCTTGAAGGAAATACAGATACACCTCTGCCTATAAATAACcttgtaaatgaatgaactcCTACTTCTCATCTTCTACAATCTCAACCAATTTCATTAGATATGTACCCCCTACAGACAGACCAGCATTATACACTGGGTTGATGAGTGCACATGGTTGTGGTATAAAAACTCATGTACTAGGGAAAGACAAGAATGCCTGGTGATGACTCTTGCCCAAGATGAGTGGAGGTGGACAGAGATGACATCAAAAAGCAATTAGTATGTCGACCCGGTGAACTATATGGCTTTTGGACATGTAGCATTGTGAGAATAGTGTTGAGGCAGGTGCTTTTGTTGAAACTGAACTTGTATTACCTATACAACCAGTGACACAAATCGGGACACAAATATCTTAAATGGAAAACATCTGTAAAGGACAAAACCACACTAATTCTGCTTTCTCTCTACAACTTGCTTCTACAAATGCAGACGGAGAAAGAGATTCTAAGTTAAGTATGTATATGAGAGGACATGTATGTGTGGGACTTGCTGGATTTACACCAATTGATCAGGGTCATTGAGCATGGTATCATtggaataacacaaattaatgatttcatCAGAGCTGGCAAATCTAGTTAACATTTAAAGAGAGATGATATCCCGGTTAATGAAGAATGCTGCAATTCGCACACAGGTGTTTGTTGGCCATGGCATGATGAAATTggacagaaaatgtttgaggcattggtaaaagtcttgtagaaggcaaactgtctatatgggatcctaagaaaaagacgaatattggcaaaaaaaatatatatgacggtGAATACAGGTGACAAACTTATCAAAGTAAAAGAAGACTCCTATAGAGATTATTTGCCGGTGAAATGAGGTCTTTCAGTTATTTTGCCAATTTGTTTCTGAACAAGGTTGTTGGGAACGGAGATCAGTCTGTGGAAGTTTGATGGATACAGTAGTAGAGAACGAAGGAAGGTCAACTTACTGTATCGCATTCaagattagaaatatttcattgaaggactttggcagagttagttgtcatttaactgaagaagtttatgagatgttttaatatgaagaagTGTACAGTCAGTACTATAGACCTCCTGATGgtcaacattttgtgttaatcaccatgttgttgtcataagcatatcattttgtatatttcaatctaattttatttaacaagttttaataagaaatttaacccatttaaaaaaaaaatgttgttttatttgattttatgtgatttcaatcaacgtcataacttgcacatgttttaataagaaatttaatccatttttaaaaaaatggcggccattttgaaattcaaaatgtcagaatactaatgaatataggtttataataattcttatatagcagagaacccatatgaacttaaaatattattcataatgggtgttactttgtccaatatggtacatttattggatattttacgtattggcggccatcttggatttgacacccttaagcttttttaaaaaaatggcaacatatttttttcattactttacatcctaaagacactaaatcagctggaattttgcttttaacaaaaaaatgacacgaAATTACATAGTGGCCTACACTATAAGCTGCTAATGCATTTCTTTCTGTTGCAAGATTGTTAAACAACTTTTTTCTATTGGTGGAAATAATATCAagatgttattttataaatttagtttattttctcAAGAAATGCCGACTTAATATGATTAGGAAGATACTAATGAACGGACTTTAATCGTATATCATACTGACTCAGACTTTAGTCATCCCACTAACTTATTCCTATTCTAAATTATGTGTGATATTTCAGCAATAAACGTTTCAGACAAACAATTCATCACCCCGCCCCAAAATCCGAGCATATTTAAAATAGACATAAGTTATTTAACAACTGTATAAAATACGTAACATTTTCAACAATTGTCAGCAATAGATGGAATTGTGAAAATACGTTcacaattgaattaaattagGTATAATTCATAACAAACCGTTGAGGGAGCTAATTTTACTATGTTTAtacagtttttttatattactgtaggCGGATAATTCTGCAAAATCAATCATGCATTGATTAACCGCTGGcgacttaaaaaaaaattcaaaatttcaaaatataataattttaatataggctatatatcgtttaaaattaattaattacattttcagtatatcaccgggcggtttagaattaatgttctttgcctgatttgtttatataaacacattaggcaaagaacattaattgtAAACCGctcggtgatatactgaaaatttaattaattaatttgaaacgataatgaggaaatctgtgagaatgagaaaaagtcgccccaaccgagactcgaactcggaccgcctgcttgatatgcagatgtcctaaccattataccactggggctttcatggtattgttcaaactcgttGGTTTGgtgcaaattgatattttaatttgattgtaTTGAAGATGCTATTGTTAATACTTTGGTAATATAAATCTATGCTTCATAACCTAGGCCTAATCCCATTCAAAGGATAAAGAAAGTAAGCTACTAATATTACACTGGGcattttttctcattttcattacTATCCGAGATAAAGAAATAGAATGAATAACAAGCAAGATTAGTTTTGAAACAACAAATTGATTTAGGGCTAGAATAAGCTAAACATTTTGGTCAGCAAGCGTATCTAGCTCAGGCTTATATTGTTTGGTCCTAGTAAGTACAATAAGGACGGTTTCTCTATACGTTGATAAAAATTGATTATATTCTGAATTACGTATACCGATTTCCCACAATTTTGCACTACATAAACGGAACACCAAGTAATTCTTTTCAGTTGCATAAGTACCGTGATTTTACCAAAACAGGTTATCAACTGACAGCAAGACTTTCTAtgaacattatattttattttgcagtCAGGCTTGCtctatgtgtgtgtgtgtgagaCTGTGAATGAAACACAAATATAGATGATATAATGATTTggataattaatatttattctgaaaAGTCCAGTGAGCACGGATCACGGCAAAATATACCTATTGCCCTCTTTGGGGGATAAGTGATTAAGTAGAAAacctattttattaatttatatatattttaggtGTACCAATTCTATAGATTGATTGTTTCTTGTTTCGCAAATCGGACTCGTCTTGTATTTGTTTTAGGTGTACGAGAATTACTGTTAAAACTCGGAAATAGAAGAGCAACTAAGCTACGACTCTTTTTGGTGGAACAATCATGCGCATCTACACCAGAATAAACGTCATTAATGGAGCGTCGTGCGGGAGTAGATCTTTGCTTGTTTCGTCTACAAACCATTAAGTACACAATAGTTATTGCAATAATAACAAATAGGGCAGTTATAACTAATGCAATTTTTAGTCCTACTTGCGTAATCTTTGTATCATCCTCATCTATTTTAGATGTAGTTTTCGGTGACGGAACATCATTACTTTGAATCTCATTTGGTGACGGAGATACGTATAATATTGAGTCTCTTGATCCACGGCGACGACTTGCATCCGTCATAACTTCACATGTGAAGCGAGACCTGTCGTCGGTtgctttaatatttataatttttaaagacCTATGTCCATTTTGTGGTTGTGCTCGTTGGCTTATTATGAGGTCGGTATTAAGTATGGACCAACTGTATCTAGGTTTTTCGTACAATGAAAGACCGTGCGCATTACAAGTAAACAGCGCTTCGGTGCCAACTGCGGTTGAGATTACGGCTGGTGTAATCGTAACAGTCAAAGGCCTACTTTGTGAAATTAAACTGTTAGGTATTGTAATGTAACACATTTGGTGTTTCCGAGTTAGTAGGTTAGTAACCTTACACGTATACGTAACTCCAAAATCATCGTTGGTTAGGATAACTCTATGGGACAGTGATGACAATTCGACCTGATTTAATAAAGTTTTACCAGACCGGCTCCACGTCAGTTCTGTGATTGGTGACGCTACCAAACCTGAATCGCAATTCAAATCCAATGAAGCATGTAGTCTAATCCCTTCTAGTGATTGTTTAGTATAGCAATGTGGATAGTAATTGGCATTCGTTTCTTCCATTACCTCCAGCTTGGCTGATTGCAAGTCAACGATTGTTTTGTTACTGATATAGCCACATGTATACATTCCGGTATCAGTCAAATGAACGCTCTTTATGACAAGATCAAAACTCCTTTCATGTGAAGGTTTTATCGAATAGCGACGACCAACTTTGCGATCCAAAAGTGAGTTAATATGTCCGTCATAACTTAGAATAGTTACCAATTCAAACAGCCATACTACGGTTTCGTCGGAAACCTTCTCGGCGATTTCACATCCTAATCGAACTTGTTCGAACGGTGAAACTACCACATTAACTGGATCCAACTTTATGTCTACACCACGACAtatgaagaaaatattgaaaaggCATATGAAAACAATTTTGGAAATATACATTGCTTCAAGTATCAGACGTATAAACGGTAGTGTGTCACAATGAAGACGGTAATATCTCTGTATAATAGACAATAAACCCACTGCTTACACTATATTAGAATAACAAGGCAATCAACCGAGTAAAACGATAT
This genomic stretch from Antedon mediterranea chromosome 11, ecAntMedi1.1, whole genome shotgun sequence harbors:
- the LOC140062012 gene encoding hemicentin-2-like; its protein translation is METLCFGNIVTSNMFLSSDGRMLASVNDNRLSIEDIKLDPVNVVVSPFEQVRLGCEIAEKVSDETVVWLFELVTILSYDGHINSLLDRKVGRRYSIKPSHERSFDLVIKSVHLTDTGMYTCGYISNKTIVDLQSAKLEVMEETNANYYPHCYTKQSLEGIRLHASLDLNCDSGLVASPITELTWSRSGKTLLNQVELSSLSHRVILTNDDFGVTYTCKVTNLLTRKHQMCYITIPNSLISQSRPLTVTITPAVISTAVGTEALFTCNAHGLSLYEKPRYSWSILNTDLIISQRAQPQNGHRSLKIINIKATDDRSRFTCEVMTDASRRRGSRDSILYVSPSPNEIQSNDVPSPKTTSKIDEDDTKITQVGLKIALVITALFVIIAITIVYLMVCRRNKQRSTPARRSINDVYSGVDAHDCSTKKSRSLVALLFPSFNSNSRTPKTNTRRVRFAKQETINL